In the Populus trichocarpa isolate Nisqually-1 chromosome 1, P.trichocarpa_v4.1, whole genome shotgun sequence genome, ATAAATATTGCGAGTAATGCCCCATCTGCCGCAATTGGAGTTCTCAAGCAGTAGTCTTGTTTATAAATTCCGGTTTTGTCTCTATACGCTTTAAGTATAAGAAATTGCTGAGTTTATATTTCTTTGACCAGTCTAAAAGAAATAGGTCTTCTTTAATTAAGTACCATGCTCTCAGGTTTTCTTTTAAACACAATTCAGTCCCATTCAACCAACTAAAACTTTGACTGGGAAGAATCTCCAATTAAAGGGGTtgatatttgatgaatttactCTAAAGAAAGCTACATGGCTGGATGGAACACTCACCTATGGAGTGTGACCTACACATGcgattatatgatttttttcctttgcctcGTCTTTATACTTAAGATAGTAATTTGGTTATATTCATTTATGAATCATTCCTGAGAAACAGCAGGTTTGAATTTTACAAGTTACATATTGTAATCTCGCTGCAAAGTTAGGAGCCTTGAGTTAAATTTGAATCTTTAACATTACTTGATATGCCGTCAGGCTTGAATAGTCTCATACCTCTTCTTGTTTTGCTCGGCAATCAAGAGTATATGAACCATTTGCTGCATATTTTCACTTGAATAATTGTCTTTCATTTGCAGATTGGAGACCTCAAGGGGCTGTTTGGATTACTTATGGTTAATATGCAAATACTTCGACTGAAATCAAAAGTATTGGACAACTCATATGGAATTGGGACCGGtaagttgggttttttttggctGGCTATGAAGTTTGGTCCAGAGATGCCATTATACATATCAAACACCCTCATAAAATTGAGTGTTAGAAGAAACTTATTGTCTGCAATCCTCTTCCAGGCAATACAAATCTCATTTATCACAATGGAAAACTTTTAGCACTTCAAGAGGCTGATAAACCCTGTAAGCTCATCTTCTCTCTCTAATTTACTTCTGTGAAGATCATAGAATTTCCCGAGTGAGAAAGCTGTGCGGTGCTCTTTTGCTGTCCTTTTGCTGAGAACTGGAGTGATGCCCTTTGAATCTTGCAGATGTAGTTAAAGTTATGGAAGATGGAGACCTGCAAACTCTTGGCCTGTTGGATTACGACAAAAGACTAAAACATTCTTTCACTGCTCATCCAAAGGTGGATCCATTCACTGGTAATGTCCAACTGCGTGAAAAGAAATTCAGCAACTAGTTTTACTGAAGTGGAGcactaacattaaaaaatcccTTCTTGCAGGAGAGATGTTTACCTTTGGGTATTCACATGAACCACCATATGTGACATACAGAGTCATTTCAAAGGATGGTGTCATGCATGACCCTGTACCAATAACAATATCAGACCCCATCATGATGCATGACTTTGCAATTACAGAGAACTATGCAGTTTTTTTGGATCTTCCTTTGTACTTCCGACCAAAGGTACAATATCTCAGTTATTGCAGTTTGTGGACACAGTTCATAatacttataaaacaaatgaatgAACGGTTTACAAGGTTCAGCATGATACATCACGCATGCATATGAGTATGTCTTTGATGAGTATCTATGGAAGTGAAAGGTAAATATGAACTTGACATTTAAAGGTTCTTATTTTACGTTTTCTGCCTGTATACTCCATTTCTCCTAAGAAAACAACAGTCTAGCATTTTCTCTGCattttctagagagagagagagagagagagagagagagccaggGAAAAGGGATGGGGAGTGTCAACTCATAAAACTATAATTAGATTCATGATCAGAATCTGGAAAACAGGAATCATTGATTTTGAGGTTGTGAATGATTTGACTGCTTTGCCAGCATATACGTGTATATTTTTACGCAATCCAATCAGGTAAAGTTTCTTCAATCCtcaatttaaagataaattgctttaaatcattattaaaaGACTTGGCATGGCCGGCGGGTCAATCCCGAGCCTAACCCATACTGGGTCAATGGAAaagcacttgttttttttttttttttttaccaatatgacatgttttagtttttttttaataaaagtcaAAGCACCCTGGTCAGTTCCCCTAGCCCGCAACTCCAACTTAGACCTAGGCCGGGCCGGGTCTTATAAATATGTtctaaatagaaagaatatcAGGTCAGTAATTTCAGATAAAAAACTGAACAGGTCAAGTTCCATGTGTTAGTTTCTGTTAATTGTAACCTAGTCTAAGCAAAAGCACTGCATAATGCTATGCATGGGTTAATTATAAAATGCCTCTCAAATCTCGTCCAGCCACAAGAAAGTTTGGTTGTTTTCTGCAAACTTTTATTCTAAGTTCTCGACCAAATATGCAAGAATACCAGTTTCCTTTACTGTCGGTTTGCTTTTCACTTTCTCCCAGATTTTAATTCTAACAGAACTTTCTGGACAGCTAAAAGCATCCTTATGTAACTTGCATGAAAAGTCACTTTAGTTGAGTTTTTGTACTAGATTTCATTCACGGTATGGAATGTAAAGAAACAATGAGCCTTAAATATTTTCCTTGACAACTTTTCAGGAAATGGTGAAAGATAAGAAGTTCATATTCACATTTGATGCAACAAAAAAAGCTCGTTTTGGTGTCCTTCCACGATATGCTAAGGATGACCTCCTAATCAAATGGTTTGAGCTTCCAAATTGCTTCATATTCCACAATGGTGAGCTCCTTTCTTTCACATgttttaaattccaaaaacattAGCCTCCTGTTTTGATAAATATGTAATATGAACACACTTAGCCAGCAAGTCTTTAGGTTATTGTGCTTTACCTGGTTTTTATCACTGGCTAGGAATTTGATCATTTGTGTCTTTAGCTTACATCAAGCTTCATTGTCTGATTTGCTGGGACTACCTAGCCAGATCTTCTTgtcaattaaattcaatcaacATAGAGGCATCCTTAACATGCGTAATGTTGACAATCAAATTTAGAAGACATAAATTAATAAGTTGAAGCGATGTACACAAGTATATAAAAACTGCTGTGAACTGTCTTTTAGGTTCCTCTTTAACCTTGAAAAGTCTTTGGGATGTCAGATACATGTTCCTAAATTTATAGTCTGGCTTCTCTTCAGATATGTGTACTGTGAAAAAggtgaatttatttttggaagTGAAATTATCCGTTGTCATATGTCGCTGATATATATTAGTGGAATTTCAAATATTCAAAGGCTTCTTTTGGCTTATGAATAAGACACTCCATTTTTTCTTGTCTTCATGAGTCCGTTCTAACTTTATTTGCTGGCTTATGCTAGCCAATGCCTGGGAggaggaggatgaaattgttttAATCACTTGCCGCCTTCAAAATCCAGATTTGGACATGGTTAATGGGGCTGTCAAAGAAAAGCTTGAGAATTTCACAAATGAACTGTAGGAGAAATATGAAACATTGCTGTGAAATTTTTAGGAGTTTGATTTTTAAGTGTTTCTGAtagcctttttttctttctgagcAGGTATGAGATGAGATTCAATATGAAAACTGGTGTAGCTTCACAAAAGAAACTATCAGAATCTGCTGTTGATTTTCCCAGGGTGAATGAGAGTTACACTGGCAGGTTTACATCTACTCTGTGCAGCATTTGTGTCAATGAAGTGCTGTTCTTTGGTTTGAGTACATTTTACTGTTTCATATTTTACATGTGGTGTTGCGTGAATCAAGTCCTTTTCCTATCATTTTTATCTAATGATTGTCTAGTGTGAATTCAGGAAACAAAGATATGTATACGGAACCCTTCTGGACAGCATTGCAAAGGTCACAGGgattgtcaaatttgatctacATTCAGAGCCTGAGCCAGGAAAAGGAAAGATTGAAGTTGGAGGAAACGTCAAAGGCATCTTTGACCTTGGTCCTGGTAGATTTGGTTCAGAGGCTATCTTTATCCCTCGTGAGCCAGGCACCACTTCCGAGGAAGATGATGGCTACCTGATATTCTTTGCACATGATGAAAATACTGGGTAATTGCTTCCCTTTTTAATTAAAGCTTCCTTCTTACCTCAATTTGTAAATCTGTCAACGATTATtgctttatctttttaattccaTCCAAGGATCCAACTTAATAAGTGGGTTTGACTGCTCCACCAAGGAAGATCTGGCTTTcactttccctttccctttccctttgaCTTTTCTGTTTCTGTTATTCTTTCTGAGGGCCATAAGGACGAGGTGGTTTGCAGGTTCATTTAAGGTTTAAGCttaattcatggtttatttagaaattaactttcCATCTTTAACATGCAGAAAATCATCAGTGAATGTAATTGATGCAAAAACAATGTCAGCCAATCCTGTTGCAGTTGTTGAGTTACCACACAGAGTTCCATATGGGTTCCATGCCTTCTTTGTTTCAGAGGTGAGCGTAATCTTGGTTGCTTCCGGactttgtttaatttgaatccTCCATACTCGATTCATTTCTGAACTTCCTTGCACTGGAAGTTGTTTTCGATGACGGGCACGAAGGATTTCCAGGGAGTTGTGGAGTGATGccataaattttaagttttttttctttccccatTGAGAAATCAATCAACTGAAGTTAGGAAGCACCAACGAGTTGATGAACAAATAACAGCAAACAGGCATTGATTTGATTCATAAGATGCGGAGATTGAGTCGACCATCTTGGATACCAAGCAATGGAACAAGTATCTGGGTagctacttttttattttctgtgctGTGATTCTAACCATACTTCATCACATGTTGAACAGGAACAACTTCAAGAACAGGAAAAACTGTAATTGCGCAGCAGAGTGTCTAGACAACCATTTCGGCATGAGATGTCAGACCATCTGTCAAACGGAGAACCGGAAGCAAAGTAATTTACATTTGTCGTTACCTCTTACGCTGCAGTTTATTCCTGTATTCACTGCAAACCTTTAAACTATAAAagcaaaataagaataattctGCACTCTTACATTCTGATACAACAATTACAGAAACACGCGCGCAAATACAATCCATGACAGGAGTTACCACTGTTCTAGTTCTATTCCAACCCAGTTACCGAGAGTAATTTGTCCTAAATTGAACTTGAGAATACCCTTTTCTTTGCAGCATTGAATGGCTCCATCAAACATTTCGTCAAGTCCATACCTAAATTTGAAACCAGAATACTGTAGTTTCTTTGAGGACACACCAGGGATTTTAAAGCCTACAACATCCTTTAAATATCTGCCTAAAAAGAAACATGAGCACTTGGttagttttcaattttgaaGATTAAGTGAAGAATTTTGCAGAAAGGAATAGAGATTACCCACTCTAATGTTGGTATTGAGTGCTCAGGGTACTTGGTACAAGAATTTTAGACATCTCTTCAATTGTCTTCAATTGTTATTATGTCTCAAGAACAAATTTATCTCCCTTTTGCTTCAGGATATTCAAGGATGAAAATATGTGCCTTAGCCGCATCATCAATGTGTACCTTAGATGTGTTGATGACTAATTCGTTCTGTTCATGATTATCTGAAATGATGTTCGTTAGATCAACATCTTTCAgaataacataaaagaaaaactcatttaACGTGCAAACCTTTAGATATCAAAATTTCAAGGATAATTAAAAAGTTATCCGTGAACTTCAACCAAGGTCTAAGGTGCAAAAAGTGCGGAAATACAAGACCTAAAATTGTTCAAATCAAGGGTCAATTTgagttaaattgaaagtttgatgagAAATAGAAGTTAAATTGCATAATCTAGAAACCAAAGACTAATTTGAAAAAGACACGTAAATTAAAGGATCTTAATCAATGTTTctaaggatgcaattgaaaagaatggaaagtttttgggtcaattaaGGGTGCATATgttgaaattagaagaaaatggactatattgaaatttcttaaaatttatttgaaaactttaatttttagggCTTAGACAAATGACATGTCACTCAGGCTTTAATAAAGAGAATGAATGACATGTCGTTTAGTCATTGTGCCTTCTTATTCTTTAGCCAAAAAGGTTGATTAGGAGGTTACTTTCAGACGAATGAAATCGGCATCTCCGATCATCTTAGAGGCTCTAATCAGCACCAATCAAACGAGAAAAACTTTCTTTACAAGGATAAAGTATCCTCATTAAATGTTTGTACCTCATTGAACATGATGAACTTGACAATATCTTGTCCTACTCAGTTCCTCTGTATTGGTAGATTCAAGATGATCGAGAGCCAACTTTCCAATCAATGAATGTGGAGTCTCAGACCTTCAAATCAAGTATGGTTTGTTCTCAATGGTAGATTTACATCCTTTCTATAAGATTCAAGTCCATAAATGGTGTGATTATGTCTTAATCTCCACAATGATCTCGATAAAATACCTAACTCAGTCAGCTATGGTTGAAGAACAAATTCACCCATGAAAGAAAAGACTTCAAAGTGTTCCTAATGCTtggattcaatttttaaaaaaaaagaaagaaaaaaaggagactAGACAGGTTTTGgaagagaaagaataagaatctTTCATAAAATCTCTTAGCAAAACCATCATTGTTTTGCAATTGCCTGTTTTGGTTTGCTTATAAAACGATAGATGCTCTTGAGtagtggattaaaaaaaataaagagaaaatagatAGGTGAAACACAAAATGAAATCACTGAgaaaatagaaaggaaagataaagaaaattttgaaagaagTTCTTGAGTTATTGAGAGAAAACTCCAAAGAAACATTGttcaaaataaaggaaaagaaaaggcacaaAAAATCAAGGATCAGAGGAGCTAGAAACTAAGGtaaaagaaggaagaaactACAAAAAAGAGGACATGAGGGACAGAAAAAACATTGCATTTATAAGGTCTACACCTACCTTAGATGAGAAGTTTTAGCTTAATGgtcactcctttttttttttaatgcctttTAAACTTTTGTATGATTGTGTTTATTATTCGTACATTATATTTTAGTTGCTAATGCTTGTGTTTAAATGCATTTACTCATGTTTGAACTAATATGCATATGCATGTTTAAGATAGAATTTGATGCATAGTTTGTAGTTTTAGGGCTGAAATTTGATGTTATTAATGTTGTTTAAGAGTTATTCCAGCATGTTTAGATGTCTAGTTTAATGGACAAAtctattttgattcttttgtttctcaacaaaatataattgtgtTGTTCTTGAAGAAATATTAGGTTGATGAAGCTAAGTTCATGATAATGTCAGTCAAGAATAGATGTTAGAATCAATAAAACAATGTTTGTAATTAAGGATATgctttttgatttgtttgtggATTGTATGGCTAAATCgttgttttatgtttccatttgctttcttttatgtTCATGAGAGTTTTGGTAGGTCAATACAAGCACATTTGAAGCAATTTTGATTGGTTTAAGGTTTGTTTCTGGGTTTTTTAACTCAGTTTCTAGGTTTATGCATTTTCTAGGTTTTCCTAGGTTTTCAATTTGAATGTGCATAactgttaaatttgatttatcatAAATGGTTATTTTAGCCCGCTTTATgtaatttgatcaaatcttagacctatatataatgattttcttccatttttttctccattaatTACTTATCTTGGATCAATCGATCCTTAAAAATTTGAATGCCTaagtttgtgtttttggttATCAGGTTTGATTTCAAGTCAttcttggtttatttttcttatccaatgtatcattatattttaatattccaTACTTTGTGTTTCTTTGCCTTTGATTGGATATGATTTGACTTAAATTTATAGCTTAGTTTCTGGATTCTTTCCTAGTTCTTCATGTTTCTGGCaagattcaaacaaaaaatctcatttaattttcGTTCTTGTAATTCCAAGGATGGGTCATGTTTTTAGGCATTTGGGTTTGGACTGGGAAGCCCATCCCACTTAAATGGGATGAGACCATCAGTGCTAAAGACATGTTTGGCTAGTCTAaaattttcaaaggaaaaaaatgctattttttgtttgtcaaaCACGATTTTAATATAACTTTTAAGCCTATGATTTTTAGTTGAGGACGTGTTTCACAAACACTCCCTACTGATTCTTTTCTAGCattgtttcatttttatttttaatgttttctgaACACaacccttgtttttttaattaattcaattttatgaCTTCAAGGGATTtaatttgcaatatttttttatgtctctcgtattttgctttttattatttaatatttggaacTATAACCTATACGTGaggtgttttttaatattaaataaacatgtttcctttcataaaaacaacaaatttttatttaaaaaaatgcatttaaatatttttattatatatgacCAAGTctctaaagtaaaaaaataaataaataatacaattcaTGATATTAGCATTCCttgaaagtacaaaaaaaaaattcaaaaaataattatatatttttgcatgcatttttgaatttaataataagatTATGTTATGTTTTAAGTGAGAAAATAGCTATTACAATGAGAAACTGAGACAAAGATCAAGAGATTGTTTGCCTTTAAAGTTGTATACGTGGCACAatctaaggtttaagaatgaaaaacatcatttatgcttttttatttcaaaatctgTGTTGCAATTTCAAAGACAAACATACACTAAGAAAGATGTGAGTGTCATAATATTGGTAATGATAATGAAAGAACTAGAAAAGTAAATGCTTGCTTTCTTAGTTTATAATATTCCATCAATTTTACTATCCCATACATATTAGAGAAAAATAGAGATTTGACTCAACACATCGAATCATTAACAAGAATTCATTAAGGAggggaaaacatttttctcTCCATATAAATCACTATTTATTacaataatacttttttttttcaattttgttttgttttatttttcaatttcatcatttaacattagatttattagtaatttattttggcttacattctatgaggttatcctaatctcataaTCTGAGTCATGATTTTGCGGGTTAACTCAATTGACTCGGGtgttttttggttcttttttgtaattaattttttttcaattttacccttcaatatTTGAGTTGATAAAATATGCTTGCTTTTGCATATTGATAAAATATGCTTGTTTtataatacttatttttttttcaattttgttttgttttatttttcaatttcatcattcaacattagatttattagtaatttattttggcttacattctatgaggttatcctaatctcataaAATATGCTTGTTTTATAATATTCCATCAGTTTTACTATCCACacatattaaagaaaaatagagatttGACTCAACACATCGTATCATTAACAAGAATTAATTGAGGAGGGGAAATCATTTTTCTCTCCATATAAATCACTATTTATTAGagtaatacttatttttttttcaattttgttttgttttgttttatttttcaatttcatcattcaacattagatttattagtaatcgagcttcataatttattttggcttacattctatgaggttatcctaatctcataaTCTGAGTCATGATTTTACGGATTAACCCAGTTGACTCGGGTGTTTTTGGgttcttttttgtaattgatttttttcaattttaccattcaatatttgagttgattgagaattaagttttataatttgttttgatttgctttctatgaggttatatCAGTCTCATGATCTAAGTCAAGGGTTTTGAATGTTAAATTGGGCTGACtctgattttttattctttttttaatttttttttccttcgatttcatcattcaatgttgGATTGactaggaattgagtttcataattttttttgatttattttctagtgagttatctcggtcttataatctagatttgacaggttaacctaaattgacttagggttttttttgttattttttaaatttatttttttcgatttcattctttaacattggattgattgagaattgagcttcaatatgtttttttattttctttctacaaGGTTATCATGATCGTGAATTTTATatgttaacctgagttgatctgttcgatccaatatgttgttgtctcaatattttaaaacaaaaatgtctttttaagatttgttttagtcaaattatattttttttgtccagGTTGTTTTTAGACTTACCAAGTTACCAGGTCATATCATATCAATATCtacacaatttattttctttcttttctaaaaaggGTCagtaaattgattgtttttgtaaaacacacaactattataaaaaatataagtaaagaaggaacaataataaaaacattacataatatttttaataaaaaatttatttttctaacaaaCATATAGTGTTTTTGGTAAAtagaattattgaataatttaattaatattgttgtgagctaatatattttgaataaaataattaagagtaGTTAATTTTAGAgtatttaatgttattttgatcttttaaataaaaatatgtttttttttttcatctgaaAGGTGTTAATTAcatctcataattttttttagggtgAAGTGAAtaagcttttaaaataaaataataaaagttaaaaaaaaaaaggagttcaaCAAGCTTCAATAATCCTCCTCCTGCATAATATGCGTGTGTGTAGATGCACAATTGTTTTCAcgttcaaaaaatattgatcataCCCTCGTTATAGTACCCTTATTATGTTGCGACCAACAACCTAGTTAAAACTAAAGCTACAACTAAAGCTAAAAGagtaacaaaatctaaaaaagatCAG is a window encoding:
- the LOC7463846 gene encoding carotenoid 9,10(9',10')-cleavage dioxygenase 1; protein product: MAEKSEAEKNQENGVGAGNAIVEVNPEPQKGLTSKLIDYLEKLIVNLMHDTSQSHHYLSGNFAPVLDETAPVKDLPVKGHLPECMNGEFVRVGPNPKFAPVAGYHWFDGDGMIHGMRIKDGKAAYVRRFVRTSRLKQEEFFGGAKFMKIGDLKGLFGLLMVNMQILRLKSKVLDNSYGIGTGNTNLIYHNGKLLALQEADKPYVVKVMEDGDLQTLGLLDYDKRLKHSFTAHPKVDPFTGEMFTFGYSHEPPYVTYRVISKDGVMHDPVPITISDPIMMHDFAITENYAVFLDLPLYFRPKEMVKDKKFIFTFDATKKARFGVLPRYAKDDLLIKWFELPNCFIFHNANAWEEEDEIVLITCRLQNPDLDMVNGAVKEKLENFTNELYEMRFNMKTGVASQKKLSESAVDFPRVNESYTGRKQRYVYGTLLDSIAKVTGIVKFDLHSEPEPGKGKIEVGGNVKGIFDLGPGRFGSEAIFIPREPGTTSEEDDGYLIFFAHDENTGKSSVNVIDAKTMSANPVAVVELPHRVPYGFHAFFVSEEQLQEQEKL